One Deltaproteobacteria bacterium genomic region harbors:
- a CDS encoding HDOD domain-containing protein, translating into MAQALLSHDAMANDAAGTRRREGWDTPERSPAQERFYRELMAVDRLPSVPEIAQRLLVAINREDAHVGHLTALIVRDQSLTARLLRLANSAFFSIRTRVTSIQQATTLLGFARVRDLVLGLSVWGALEGKGPGARRWRRTLWSHTSLVAAAAKTLAERTGGDSGAAFATGLLHDVGKLALGLRLGDAYWSLLDEAMEGGREAAAVELETFGCHHATVGGWLLQLWGLPPALVDPVALHHEALVADFGLDLPAVVAVADRLVNATDPASGVARDQVLDEVRAFAPGLLSADAWPEMFAGLAREQHAVAGIFE; encoded by the coding sequence ATGGCACAGGCGTTGCTGTCGCACGATGCGATGGCGAACGACGCCGCAGGCACGAGGCGTCGCGAGGGCTGGGACACACCGGAGCGCTCGCCCGCGCAGGAACGCTTCTACCGGGAGCTGATGGCCGTCGACCGGCTGCCGTCGGTGCCCGAGATCGCGCAGCGGCTGCTGGTCGCGATCAACCGGGAGGACGCGCACGTCGGGCACCTGACGGCCCTCATCGTACGCGATCAGTCGCTCACCGCCCGGCTGCTGCGCCTCGCCAACAGCGCCTTCTTCTCGATCCGCACGCGCGTCACCAGCATCCAGCAGGCAACCACGCTCCTCGGCTTCGCGCGCGTGCGCGACCTCGTGCTCGGCCTCTCCGTGTGGGGCGCGCTGGAAGGCAAGGGGCCCGGGGCTCGCCGCTGGCGGCGCACCCTCTGGAGCCACACCTCTCTCGTGGCGGCCGCGGCCAAGACGCTCGCCGAGCGGACCGGGGGCGACAGCGGCGCCGCGTTCGCCACCGGTCTCCTGCACGACGTCGGCAAGCTCGCGCTCGGCCTCCGCCTGGGCGACGCGTACTGGTCGCTGCTCGACGAGGCCATGGAGGGCGGGCGCGAGGCGGCCGCCGTGGAGCTGGAGACGTTCGGCTGCCATCACGCCACGGTCGGCGGCTGGCTCCTGCAGCTCTGGGGGCTGCCCCCCGCGCTCGTCGACCCGGTGGCGCTGCACCACGAGGCGCTGGTGGCCGACTTCGGCCTCGACCTCCCGGCGGTGGTCGCGGTGGCGGACCGCCTGGTCAACGCCACCGATCCCGCGAGCGGCGTCGCGCGCGACCAGGTGCTCGACGAGGTCCGGGCGTTCGCGCCGGGGCTGCTCTCCGCCGACGCCTGGCCCGAGATGTTCGCCGGCCTCGCGCGCGAGCAGCACGCGGTCGCCGGCATCTTCGAGTGA
- a CDS encoding limonene-1,2-epoxide hydrolase, with translation MRDPESVVREFCAAWSRRSVDELLGYFTADAVYHNMPVEPVTGHDGIRELLNMFAPAAEAAEFEIVNVASRGSLVFTERIDRFTMNGRQVALPVAGVFEIREGKIAAWRDYFDFATWQRQVA, from the coding sequence ATGCGAGATCCGGAGAGTGTCGTGCGCGAATTCTGCGCGGCTTGGAGCCGGCGTAGTGTTGATGAGCTGCTCGGCTACTTCACGGCGGATGCCGTCTACCACAACATGCCGGTCGAACCCGTGACGGGGCACGACGGCATTCGCGAGCTGCTCAACATGTTCGCGCCGGCGGCCGAGGCGGCCGAGTTCGAGATCGTGAACGTCGCCAGCCGGGGCAGCCTCGTGTTCACCGAACGGATCGATCGCTTCACGATGAACGGCAGGCAGGTGGCCCTGCCGGTGGCCGGCGTCTTCGAGATCCGCGAGGGGAAGATCGCCGCCTGGCGGGACTACTTCGACTTCGCCACCTGGCAGCGGCAGGTCGCGTAG
- the amrS gene encoding AmmeMemoRadiSam system radical SAM enzyme gives MTALHPARWWHAEGQGKLRCTLCPRYCLIGEGQSGFCYIRQHHAGRLWSTGYGRPSGFAADPIEKKPLNHFLPGERVLSFGTVGCNLGCKFCQNWDISKARDEERGLRAVTPEEVVALARRTRSAGIAYTYNDPVIWAEFAIDVARAARAAGLVNVFVTAGYVTGEARPELFEYMDATNVDLKAFTEEFYHRITLSHLQPVLETLVWLCRETTVWTEVTTLLIPGLNDGDEEIGRECDWVLEHLGPDVPLHFTAFHPDYRMLDRPRTPAATLGRARAIARARGIRYCYVGNVHDAEGQTTFCASCGAVLIARDWHAVRLYRLDGNRCVECGAVLPGRFHPGRHDGDERLTPGTRFAVSL, from the coding sequence GTGACCGCGCTCCACCCCGCCCGCTGGTGGCACGCGGAGGGGCAGGGGAAGCTGCGCTGTACGCTCTGCCCGCGGTACTGCCTGATCGGCGAGGGCCAGTCGGGCTTCTGCTACATCCGCCAGCACCACGCCGGGCGGCTGTGGAGCACCGGCTATGGCCGGCCGAGCGGCTTCGCCGCCGACCCGATCGAGAAGAAGCCGCTCAACCATTTCCTGCCCGGGGAGCGCGTGCTCTCCTTCGGCACGGTCGGTTGCAACCTCGGCTGCAAGTTCTGCCAGAACTGGGACATCAGCAAGGCGCGCGACGAGGAGCGCGGCCTGCGGGCGGTAACGCCCGAGGAGGTGGTCGCGCTGGCGCGCCGCACCCGCTCGGCCGGCATCGCCTACACCTACAACGACCCGGTGATCTGGGCGGAGTTCGCGATCGACGTCGCCCGCGCGGCGCGCGCCGCCGGGCTGGTCAACGTCTTCGTCACCGCCGGCTACGTGACCGGCGAGGCGCGCCCCGAGCTCTTCGAGTACATGGACGCGACCAACGTCGACCTGAAGGCCTTCACCGAGGAGTTCTACCACCGCATCACGCTGTCGCACCTCCAGCCAGTCCTCGAGACGCTGGTCTGGCTCTGCCGCGAGACCACGGTGTGGACCGAGGTCACGACGCTCCTGATCCCGGGCCTCAACGACGGCGACGAGGAGATCGGGCGCGAGTGCGACTGGGTCCTCGAGCATCTCGGCCCCGACGTGCCGCTGCACTTCACGGCCTTCCACCCCGACTACCGCATGCTCGACCGCCCGCGCACGCCGGCGGCGACGCTCGGGCGGGCCCGCGCGATCGCCCGCGCGCGCGGCATCCGCTACTGCTACGTCGGCAACGTGCACGACGCCGAGGGGCAGACCACCTTCTGCGCGAGCTGCGGGGCGGTGCTCATCGCGCGCGACTGGCACGCCGTCCGCCTCTACCGCCTCGACGGCAACCGCTGCGTCGAGTGCGGCGCCGTGCTGCCCGGGCGGTTCCATCCTGGACGCCACGACGGGGACGAGCGGCTCACGCCCGGCACCCGGTTCGCCGTCTCCCTCTGA